In Luteitalea sp. TBR-22, one genomic interval encodes:
- a CDS encoding SDR family oxidoreductase has product MTSQPQLAGHVAIVTGGSRGIGLALTCGFVARGARVVLSGRSKPDLEAVVAELGASAVATVQGDVADPAVAEALVRTASERFGGVDSLINNAGVGTFTPVADMAIDDWHRLIATNLTGVFLCTKAAIPALKQRGGGWIINISSLAGRNSFAGGAAYCASKAGLNAFAESLMLEVRQDNIRVSTVMPGSVQTAFSPGGDAAGTDWKLSPDDVAQVVFDLLASSPRSLPSRVEIRPSRPK; this is encoded by the coding sequence ATGACTTCCCAGCCTCAACTCGCCGGCCACGTCGCCATCGTCACAGGCGGATCCCGCGGGATCGGCCTCGCCCTGACCTGCGGGTTCGTCGCCCGCGGCGCCCGGGTCGTCCTCTCGGGCCGCTCGAAGCCGGATCTCGAGGCGGTCGTCGCCGAACTCGGGGCCTCTGCCGTGGCGACGGTGCAGGGCGACGTCGCCGACCCGGCCGTGGCCGAGGCCCTCGTGCGGACGGCCTCCGAACGGTTCGGGGGCGTCGACTCGCTGATCAACAACGCGGGCGTCGGCACGTTCACGCCCGTGGCCGACATGGCCATCGACGACTGGCACCGGCTCATCGCCACCAACCTCACGGGCGTCTTCCTCTGCACGAAAGCGGCCATTCCGGCGCTGAAGCAGCGGGGCGGTGGCTGGATCATCAACATCAGCAGCCTGGCCGGCCGGAACTCGTTTGCCGGCGGCGCGGCCTACTGCGCGTCGAAGGCAGGGCTGAACGCGTTCGCCGAGTCGCTCATGCTCGAGGTGCGGCAGGACAACATCCGGGTGTCCACGGTCATGCCCGGCTCGGTGCAGACGGCGTTCTCACCCGGCGGCGACGCGGCCGGCACCGACTGGAAGCTGTCGCCAGACGACGTGGCGCAGGTGGTGTTCGACCTGCTGGCCAGCAGTCCGCGCAGCCTGCCGAGTCGCGTGGAGATCAGGCCGAGTCGGCCGAAGTGA
- a CDS encoding MFS transporter, with protein MTFTALLLDNPQFRRVWIAQVVSQLGDWFNAVAVYALLLDLTGSATLVAAMMVVQLLPLALVSPMAGVVVDRMSRRTLMIGADLARAVLFAGLVFVRSADQIWLAFVLVTLGVIATAFFEPARTAMLPDVVPREHLMTANALSAATWAVMLTIGASVGGAVTVLVGRDAAFVCNGLSFLASAAALRGLHVVETHHTQPRDAASTGVRDGLAYLRRHPATIALLSIKAVWAVAGGMMLLLTVFGQRVFATTPGETAARGIGVLFAARGVGAIGGALLARAVQGRDAARLKALVPWCYGIAALGYLTLANAPTLWAGALAVVWAHVFGTLLWVLSSVLLQLVVEARVRGRIFAVELALHTFVSAAAILLTGYGLDNLHIAPRTLATWLGAFFLAPAAAWAMAPRVGRGLRLRR; from the coding sequence ATGACCTTCACCGCGCTGCTGCTCGACAACCCGCAGTTCCGCCGCGTGTGGATCGCGCAGGTGGTGAGCCAGCTCGGCGACTGGTTCAACGCCGTGGCCGTCTACGCGCTGCTGCTCGACCTGACCGGGTCGGCCACGCTGGTGGCGGCGATGATGGTCGTGCAGTTGCTGCCACTGGCCCTGGTCAGCCCGATGGCCGGCGTGGTGGTCGACCGGATGTCGCGCCGCACGCTCATGATCGGCGCCGACCTGGCGCGAGCGGTGCTGTTTGCCGGCCTGGTGTTCGTGCGATCGGCCGACCAGATCTGGCTGGCATTCGTGCTGGTCACGCTCGGCGTCATCGCGACGGCCTTCTTCGAGCCGGCGCGCACGGCCATGCTCCCCGACGTGGTGCCGCGCGAGCACCTCATGACCGCCAACGCGCTGTCGGCCGCGACCTGGGCGGTGATGCTCACCATCGGCGCGTCGGTCGGCGGGGCGGTCACGGTGCTGGTCGGCCGCGACGCCGCCTTCGTCTGCAACGGACTGTCCTTCCTGGCCTCGGCCGCCGCGCTGCGCGGGCTGCACGTCGTCGAGACCCACCACACGCAGCCGCGCGACGCCGCGAGCACCGGCGTGCGCGACGGCCTTGCATACCTGCGCCGGCACCCGGCGACGATTGCGCTGCTCAGCATCAAGGCGGTGTGGGCGGTGGCCGGCGGAATGATGCTGCTGCTCACGGTGTTCGGCCAGCGCGTCTTCGCGACGACGCCGGGCGAGACGGCGGCACGCGGCATCGGCGTGCTCTTCGCGGCGCGCGGCGTCGGCGCCATCGGCGGCGCCCTCCTCGCCCGCGCGGTGCAGGGGCGCGATGCGGCCCGCCTGAAGGCGCTCGTGCCCTGGTGCTACGGCATCGCGGCGCTCGGCTACCTCACGCTGGCCAATGCGCCCACGCTCTGGGCCGGCGCCCTGGCCGTGGTGTGGGCGCACGTGTTCGGCACGCTGCTCTGGGTGCTGAGCTCGGTGCTGCTGCAGTTGGTCGTCGAGGCACGGGTACGCGGGCGCATCTTCGCCGTCGAGCTCGCGCTGCACACCTTCGTGTCGGCAGCCGCCATCCTGCTCACCGGCTACGGCCTCGACAACCTCCACATCGCGCCCCGTACTCTGGCCACCTGGCTGGGCGCATTCTTCCTGGCACCAGCGGCGGCCTGGGCCATGGCCCCCAGGGTAGGGCGCGGCCTCCGACTGCGCCGTTAG
- a CDS encoding hemolysin family protein encodes MTMLIVIVAVLVLLNGLFVAAEFAIVGTPRVAIEKRAAAGERIAQRVHQVLTDSRRQDRYIATAQLGITLASLGLGMYSEHEVAERLVHLFEGLGVARYVAAHTLASVAAVALLTYVHIVFGEMVPKSIALQRAERTVLWITPVMLVLQTICYPLVLVLNALGNLLLRLIGVTRQERSHEHLYSPEELAYIVTESQAGGMLREESGRILRELFEFGDLTAREVMTPRVRLAALPLGADAATVTETVRKAPYTRYPVYEGDIDELTGMVNVKDLLLLKSSGAVLTPAMVRAIPTVPETATLDVVLETLREARAQMAVVIDEHGGTAGVVTHEDLFDEVIGEVAEGASEKTSIYRDARGVLHVSGTSRVEEAGEALGVTLEHEAVDSVSGLILTVLGRPPHVGDVVTYDHVRFEVTEVEGLGVKSCIAEVETPAI; translated from the coding sequence ATGACGATGCTCATCGTCATCGTCGCGGTGCTGGTGCTGCTCAACGGCCTGTTCGTCGCCGCGGAGTTCGCCATCGTCGGCACGCCGCGTGTCGCGATCGAAAAGCGGGCGGCGGCCGGCGAGCGGATCGCGCAACGCGTCCACCAGGTGCTCACCGATTCGCGGCGGCAGGATCGCTACATCGCCACGGCGCAGCTCGGCATCACGCTGGCGAGCCTCGGTCTGGGCATGTACAGCGAGCACGAGGTGGCCGAGCGGCTCGTGCACCTGTTCGAGGGACTCGGCGTGGCGCGCTACGTCGCCGCGCACACGCTGGCGAGCGTCGCGGCGGTGGCGCTGCTCACGTACGTGCACATCGTCTTCGGCGAGATGGTGCCCAAGTCCATCGCGCTGCAGCGGGCCGAGCGCACGGTGCTCTGGATCACGCCGGTCATGCTGGTGTTGCAGACCATCTGCTATCCGCTGGTGCTGGTGCTCAACGCGCTTGGCAACCTGCTGTTGCGCCTCATCGGCGTGACGCGGCAGGAGCGATCGCATGAGCACCTCTACTCACCGGAGGAGCTCGCCTACATCGTCACCGAGAGCCAGGCCGGGGGGATGCTCCGGGAGGAGTCGGGGCGGATCCTCCGCGAGCTGTTCGAGTTCGGCGACCTGACCGCGCGCGAGGTGATGACCCCGCGCGTCCGCCTCGCGGCGCTGCCGCTCGGCGCCGATGCCGCGACCGTGACCGAGACGGTGCGCAAGGCACCCTACACGCGGTATCCCGTGTACGAGGGCGACATCGACGAGCTGACCGGCATGGTGAACGTGAAGGACCTGCTGCTGCTCAAGTCCAGTGGCGCGGTGCTGACGCCGGCGATGGTGCGCGCCATCCCCACCGTCCCGGAGACGGCGACGCTCGACGTCGTGCTCGAGACGCTGCGCGAGGCGCGGGCGCAGATGGCCGTGGTGATCGACGAGCACGGCGGCACCGCCGGGGTCGTGACGCACGAGGATCTGTTCGACGAGGTCATCGGCGAGGTGGCCGAGGGCGCCAGCGAGAAGACCAGCATCTATCGCGACGCGCGAGGCGTGCTGCACGTGAGCGGGACGTCACGCGTCGAAGAGGCCGGGGAAGCGCTGGGCGTGACGCTGGAGCACGAGGCCGTCGACAGCGTCAGCGGCCTGATCCTCACCGTGCTGGGCCGCCCCCCGCATGTGGGCGACGTGGTGACCTACGACCACGTACGGTTCGAGGTCACCGAAGTGGAAGGCCTCGGCGTGAAGTCGTGCATCGCCGAGGTGGAGACGCCGGCAATTTGA
- a CDS encoding threonine/serine dehydratase yields the protein MSVSFEHVQAAARRIAPFVRRTPLLRAEGLSAVTGREVWLKLETLQRTRAFKRRGAVNALLALEEREGAVPPLVTASAGNHGVALSSIARERGARLTIYVPKDAPRAKLDRLRGEGITIVADCADYDEAEARALAASHAGHGRFISAYAHPDVIAGAGTIALEVLEDLPSTGAIVVPTGGGGLLSGVAIGADFRVPAIGVEPEVNPAFTSALAAGHTTTITPGTSLADGLLGNLEPGALTFDLVKDLDVPVRLVPETFLVDGVRALFVHERLVAEGAGGIAVGALLAGALDAWPDPLVLLVTGANIDAPTFARVVGQG from the coding sequence ATGTCGGTCTCATTCGAACACGTCCAGGCGGCGGCCCGCCGCATCGCCCCCTTCGTCCGCCGGACGCCGCTGCTGCGCGCCGAGGGCCTCTCGGCGGTAACCGGGCGCGAGGTGTGGCTCAAGCTCGAGACGCTGCAGCGCACGCGGGCGTTCAAGCGCCGCGGCGCCGTCAACGCGCTGCTGGCTCTCGAGGAGCGTGAGGGCGCGGTGCCGCCGCTGGTCACGGCCTCGGCCGGCAACCACGGCGTCGCCCTGTCGAGCATCGCACGGGAACGCGGCGCCCGGTTGACGATCTACGTCCCGAAGGACGCCCCTCGCGCCAAGCTCGATCGCCTGCGCGGCGAGGGCATCACGATTGTCGCCGACTGCGCCGACTACGACGAGGCAGAGGCGCGCGCCCTGGCGGCCAGCCACGCCGGCCACGGGCGGTTCATCTCGGCCTACGCGCATCCCGACGTGATCGCGGGCGCGGGCACCATCGCCCTCGAAGTACTCGAGGATCTGCCGTCCACCGGCGCGATCGTCGTGCCCACCGGTGGCGGCGGTCTGCTCTCCGGAGTGGCCATCGGCGCCGACTTCAGGGTGCCGGCGATTGGCGTGGAGCCGGAAGTCAATCCGGCGTTCACCAGCGCCCTCGCCGCGGGTCACACGACCACGATCACCCCCGGGACCTCATTGGCGGACGGTCTGCTCGGCAACCTGGAGCCCGGTGCCCTGACCTTCGACCTCGTCAAGGACCTCGATGTGCCGGTCAGGCTGGTGCCCGAGACGTTCCTCGTGGACGGCGTGCGGGCGCTGTTCGTCCACGAGCGACTGGTCGCCGAGGGCGCCGGTGGCATCGCCGTCGGCGCCCTCCTGGCCGGTGCGCTCGACGCGTGGCCGGACCCGCTCGTGCTGCTGGTGACCGGCGCCAACATCGACGCGCCGACCTTCGCGCGGGTCGTGGGCCAAGGGTGA
- a CDS encoding hemolysin family protein: MLTSLLIVASMVAVTALYVAAEFAAVSVRKSRIRQMAEDGHATARRLLPVLDDAAALDRYIAACQVGITLSSLILGAYGQIAYGPAIAAQLQARLGLDPLAASSAAAVVILLVLTVGAMVAGELAPKSLALQYPTEIALYSYWPMRWSLWLLGPFIWFLNGSGTLLLRLLGSAHGAHRHVHSPEEIELLLAESHDGGLLEPDELRRLQRALRFSLRTARQLMTTRDRMQCVDVMTPVEQVLSMALDSSQAYVPIYRDAPDNVIGFLNTKRLLVRHVEGRPVRSVRELLQPAPRVEETMTGDRLIAELRRHRTHQAIVVDAGQAVVGMVTLDDILSSLLGPTPDEFTQSSLRMPAPRATRSRA; this comes from the coding sequence GTGCTGACGTCCCTGCTCATCGTGGCCTCGATGGTCGCGGTGACGGCGCTCTACGTCGCGGCGGAGTTCGCCGCCGTGTCTGTCCGCAAGAGCCGCATCCGCCAGATGGCCGAGGACGGCCATGCGACGGCCCGACGCCTGCTGCCGGTCCTCGACGATGCCGCTGCCCTCGACCGCTACATCGCCGCGTGCCAGGTCGGCATCACCCTCTCCAGCCTGATCCTGGGCGCCTATGGTCAGATTGCATACGGTCCGGCCATCGCCGCCCAGTTGCAGGCGCGGCTCGGACTCGACCCACTCGCCGCCTCGTCAGCCGCCGCGGTCGTCATCCTGCTCGTGCTCACCGTCGGCGCGATGGTCGCTGGCGAGCTCGCGCCCAAGTCGCTCGCGCTGCAGTACCCGACCGAGATCGCGCTCTACTCCTACTGGCCGATGCGCTGGTCGCTCTGGCTGCTCGGCCCGTTCATCTGGTTCCTCAACGGCTCCGGCACCCTGCTGCTCCGCCTGCTCGGCAGCGCCCACGGCGCGCATCGCCACGTGCATTCCCCCGAGGAGATCGAGTTGCTGCTGGCCGAGAGCCACGACGGCGGGCTGCTCGAGCCCGACGAGCTGCGCCGGCTGCAGCGCGCGCTCCGCTTCAGCCTGCGTACGGCGCGGCAGCTGATGACGACCCGCGACCGCATGCAGTGCGTCGACGTCATGACGCCGGTCGAGCAGGTGCTGTCGATGGCGCTCGACTCCTCGCAGGCCTACGTGCCGATCTACCGTGACGCGCCCGACAACGTCATCGGCTTCCTCAACACCAAGCGCCTGCTGGTGCGGCACGTCGAGGGCCGCCCGGTCCGATCGGTGCGCGAGCTGCTGCAGCCGGCTCCCCGGGTCGAGGAGACGATGACCGGCGACCGCCTGATCGCGGAGCTCCGCCGCCACCGCACGCACCAGGCGATCGTCGTCGACGCCGGCCAGGCCGTGGTCGGCATGGTGACGCTCGACGACATCCTGTCGTCGCTGCTCGGTCCCACGCCCGACGAGTTCACGCAGTCCTCGCTGCGCATGCCGGCGCCGCGCGCCACGAGGTCTCGCGCATGA
- a CDS encoding MBL fold metallo-hydrolase, whose amino-acid sequence MLIESCAVPPFEKNGYVVACPMTGEAIVIDPGAEVDELIAIVRRTGVSVRYIMLTHSHLDHIAGCNEAKAEWDVPLVLHHDDLFLYERAVQQGVAFGFRMRPQPPIDAWFDQQPEWTFGHCRLRALHTPGHSPGQVCLQVGVGDGPADRLFVGDTLFAGSIGRTDLPGGDLETLLRSIREVLFPLGDEAIVYPGHGPTTTIGQERRTNPFLTQAI is encoded by the coding sequence ATGCTGATCGAATCGTGTGCCGTGCCGCCGTTCGAGAAGAACGGCTACGTCGTGGCCTGCCCGATGACCGGCGAGGCCATCGTGATCGACCCCGGCGCGGAGGTCGACGAGTTGATCGCCATTGTCCGTCGAACAGGCGTGTCGGTGCGCTACATCATGCTGACGCACTCGCACCTCGACCACATCGCCGGGTGCAACGAGGCCAAGGCGGAGTGGGATGTGCCCCTCGTGCTGCACCACGACGACCTGTTCCTGTACGAGCGTGCCGTGCAGCAGGGCGTGGCCTTCGGGTTCAGGATGCGGCCGCAGCCGCCGATCGACGCGTGGTTCGACCAGCAGCCCGAGTGGACGTTCGGGCACTGCCGGCTCCGCGCCCTCCACACGCCGGGCCACAGCCCGGGCCAGGTGTGCCTGCAGGTCGGGGTGGGCGACGGCCCTGCCGACCGGCTCTTCGTGGGCGACACGCTGTTTGCCGGCTCGATCGGTCGCACCGACCTGCCGGGCGGCGACCTCGAGACGCTGCTGCGGTCGATTCGCGAGGTGCTGTTCCCGCTGGGCGACGAGGCGATCGTCTACCCCGGCCATGGGCCGACGACGACGATCGGGCAGGAGCGTCGGACCAACCCGTTCCTGACGCAGGCCATCTGA